The sequence below is a genomic window from Ovis aries strain OAR_USU_Benz2616 breed Rambouillet chromosome 19, ARS-UI_Ramb_v3.0, whole genome shotgun sequence.
TTGTGCACTCACCACAGAGGAGGTGCTAGTAGTGACAGATAAGGATTAGAGATGTTGAATGACTCTGTTTAAGGGCCATGTAATTAGCAGGAAGTAAGGCCAAGTTCAAAACCAGGCCTTGAGTTCCAcatcctactttctgtctccagggaATGGGGCAGGCGCTCTGTGCCCAGTCTTAAGATTCCTAGGCCCATTTACTCCAAGATCATTGACATGGTTTATGCTCTCACCAAAGTACCTGATACCCTGTGAGCTGTCCACCCACCCATTTCTCTGAGAGGCTCTCACATCATGAAGCTGGGCTCCAAAGACATTACTGCCCAGTAGCCCCACAGCAAGTTCCATGACCTCTCAGACCCTAAAGATGTCTTCAGGTCTGATGTGGGGAGGCTTTCTGACTGTGATGCACCCATGAATGGCTACACTAGGCTGATGTTTAGTGTTCTGAGCTCCAGGGCCAGGGTCACCTGTCTGAGCCTCAGACCCCAACCCTAGCTGTGTCACTagttctggaaatctcttgcttggGCCCTAGGGCCTCCTCCCCTCTGTACTTTGCAATTTCAAGAAAATGAGGCCTCCAGGTGGGGACCAGGAACTTCTGTCTGTTCCCTGAACTCCTACCACACTTGGAAAGGGAGCACGACAGACTGGAACCCTTTCTTTAATGGCAGGCTCCTCAGCCCGTTCCAGAGCCCCTGTTCCAGAGCCCCAGGATGTTCCGCCTACTGCCCCTGATGTTCAGAATGTGGTCCCTGTGCTCTGGGAGCCTGGCTCTGGATATGTGAAACAGAGGTTGGAAGAAGTGCTGGAACTCGGGGAACCTAGTCTTTTGCTAACAAATTTAGGAAAACCTTATCACTTctgagggcttctcttgtggctaagatggtaaagaacccacctgcaatatgggagaccagagttcaatccctgggttgggaagatcccctggagaaggaataggctacccactccagtattctggcctggagaattacatgaacTCTACAGtaggtgggtcacaaagagtcatatgaTATGACTTTCACATATCACTTCTGAAACTCAAAAGAGTTTCTAGCGCTCAGGCACtaaaaattcatttcttcctGCATCATTATATACACAAATAGTAAGATGTTGGTTTACCTGGAAATACCAAAACCTgtccttcctttttccctcttaGAGTCATGAAAACTACCCAGTTGCCTCTCTAGCACTTATTGGAATTTCACCCAGGACATTCCTGGGTCCCAAATTCAAGCACTTGAAATTTCTTACAACGGTTGAAAATCAAccagttcctttaaaaattgacTCAAGCTGTTCCAGCACAGACGGATTTCAGCTGGAGACTCACCAGAGGGGAAACTCCATGTTCTGGCTCATGGTGTCAAGTGGGCCATGGATGATGTCAGCGGTCTGGCCCTGGAAGCATCAAACTGGGGATGCCCAGGGGCCAGGCTCGGGTTCAGCCTGGAAGCTGTGGAAGTTTGGGGACAATAAGTGATCACCAGCAGAGGTGCAGGGCAGAAGGCACCCGCTTCCTCATCAGCTCCTCACCACCAATGCAGGTTTGCAGGCTGTATGAGCTGCTGAACTGCTCCAGGCCTCCTTTCCTAAAATGGGTAATGATGGAGCTATCATCACCATCGCAGAGTTCGTGTGAAGATATTTAGTTCAGTTTTCTATTAATAGCCTGAAGACTGGATCTCTGCTTAAAGAAAGGGGACATGATGGCATTTTTAAAGATGCTCTCCCAGGTGTCCACTATTTCAGATGTTCTAGTAAGCAACCCCCTAAGACGACATTGTGATCCtctttgaataaaaagaaaaggcacaGAGGGCCTTACAAAAGTAAGGCCCATTACTTACCGTTTGTGCATTcactaatttcattcattcaacacacatttattaagtGCTACAGTGTGTCAGGCTCTGGGGGTACAAATGTGGGTCATGTactctcaaggagctcacaggTCTAGGCGAGAGGCAAACATATGCACAGGTAAGACACTGTACATGTTGGGTGTTGTGGCAGAGGTGTAAACAAAGTGCTGTGGGTGCAACAGAACCAGCAGCAGCCCTCCTGAGGCACGAGCAGTCCATACATCGTGTGCACACAGCGGGCACTCCCTCAGTGGGCAGGACCGGGTCACccatgctgatgctgaagtttgCTAGGGGGAAGGCCTACCTGCTTCCTCAGGGCACCTTCCCAGCCCTGTCCTGATTACTGTCTGCCAGGGCTGCAGTTGTCAGGAGCTACTCTCTGCTTCAGAGGCTAATGACAGAGAGTAGCTGTACAAAAGACAAACCACCAGGGGCTGCAAAGTTCACAAAGAACACTTTACTGCTTGTGTCAATAGCTCCTGCCCCAGGTTGTTATACTCCTGAAAGCATCTCTGAGCTGGTCTGTGTGGTAACTTCCTTTCCTAACACTATGTAGGCAACTCCAGACCCAGCcccattttcacttttctctcctctcagAAGCTGGGCACAGCCCTACGTGGACACGCCCATCAGAACAGGTTGCCCAGAGGAGGCCTCTGGCAGCTGATTTATTCTTTTGATGACTCACAGCCGTCTTACCAGCTCAATGAGCtgctgaatgtttttattttggttgGACAGGCCATTCCTGATGTTTTCTAGCAGGCATCTCTTCAGTTCAAAAATGGCTTCACTGTACGCCAAGTTCACAGCGGCCATGGGAGGCACTCCATGCCACAGGCCAGGGATGTGCCAAATGTGCTGCTTCTCAGGGTCCCAAAAGGCCAGGTCAGCCAGCGTCTGGATCCCATCACCCTGTTTCTCCATTTGCACTGTGGCTCTGCCCACATCACTGGGCTGGTCCAGGAGCTGCCTCCGCTCTCTTGGCTTGGAGCCAAGGGCAGACACATCATGAAGGTTCTGGTATACAAACTGATAGTTGGGCATGTGCCCTGTTTTTTCCAGCCTTAGAAATGCATGCAGAATAGCTGGTGGAATGTTCCTTGTTTCAGCTAAACTGACCACAGTGACATTGCTCAGCCCCATAATCAAAGTGGCCAGGGAAGCCTCCCGCTCAAACCTCTCCCCTGCCTCGGTCCGGACTCCAGCTATCAAGCCCCCGGAGTCTATTACCAGGATGTGATCACAGCCCAGGTCCTGGCTAAAGCTCTCGGCCACCTTAATGAGCTGCATGAAGGCCCCTCGAGGACCACGGCCCCTTCCTGTGACAAACCGCAGCCCGAACATGGTATTGAGAAGGGTGGACTTGCCGGTGCCTGGCATGCCAAGTGCTGAAAGGACTACCAGGCGCGACCTCCTCTCCAGGCGGACATGTAGCTCCTTCAGGAGCCCTGTGACCCAGCGCAAGGCAGGGCTCAAGGTGTTCCCATCGATCAGCTCCAGGGGAAGCCCCTTCAGCAGCAGCTCCAAGGCCAAGCCTGGGAAGTGGGCAAACCGCCTCTGCCCTGCTGGCAGCTTCCCTGCCTCCACAAGGCAGCTTTCGGCCTCGTAAAACTGTCCCATCTCCCGCAGGAAATGCTCCACTCCCAGGGGCTCAGGCCAGAACGGCTCACTGAAGTCCATGGCCCCACAGTGCTTTGGTCTCAGGGTAAAAATCATCTCTGGAGATGGTCTTGGCCTTGGCTGGGCAACCCGGGCCAGTCCCCACTCCATCCACTTCAGGAAATACTGCTTCTCCCCCAGGGAGGGGCTGCTGATGCCTGAGATGAACTCCTGGACCCCCCAGGAAGGGTCATGATCATTCTGCTGCATTCGAAGTTCCAGTAACCGATGCCTCAGCTCAGCCCTGTACTTCTCCGGAGGTTCACTGGCCCACTGGATCTGGCAGAGCTCCTTTTCCACCTGGGCCACCTTTCTCCAAGGTTCCCCCTGTAGCCTCAGCTCATCCCTGCAGTAGGTTTCCAAGTCCTTGATTTTCCTGGTGATCTGCTCCATCCGGTCCTTTGCCCGCTGACACTCCTCGCAGTCCTCATCGACCTTCAGCCCCAGCTTGCGGGCCGCATTCGCCATGTCCTCCACGGATACCCTCCTGCAGGGGGACCGGGTCACATGAGTGACAATGGCGCGGACCCTACGCACGAAGCCCACACTGTCTGTGCTGCTGACCTTCACGAGGACGTGAGAGTGGTCCATCTTCAGCACGGGAATTAACCTGTTCAGAAATCTCAGGTTTGTGTTTCGTTTCCCACGGTAGGGACTCAGGATGAAGTAGTATTTTGTGGTTGACCCCTTCATGGAAGACAGTAATTTGTATTCCTTCTTACTGATGTTGTCAGTCAAGATGAATATGGCCGAGGAGATTTCTGTCAAGAACTTGAACTGCAGCCAGTGAGACCCAATGTCACCTCTCAAGTTTAGGAAGGCCATGGGCTCTGGGAAAATATCCAAGTCCTCCCTGCCACTGGGAAGAAACCAGGAAATTTCTACCAGCCCGTCTGCTATCTCCCGAGGGTTGGTGCCCAAGTTCAGATCCCGATGCCAGAAACAGTCCTGCTGCCTGTGGCCGGGGCTGAGCACGTCGTTGAGAAGCTGGGATTTGGAGTTGCTGCTGACCTCCATGCGCACAAAGGCGAAGGCAGGTGCTCGGGACAGGACCATGCTGTCTTCTCTGAAGCTTCCCACCACCCTTGGGGGCTGTGATCCCCATGTCCGCACAGTCCCCCTCATGGCCCACAGCAGAAATGTGTGGTAGTGGTTTTCTGGGTCAGGCAAAATGAGAGGGAGTGCAAACTGGCAGAGAGACATTTTTGACACAATTTCCTGTTGCAGGAAACTATCAGAGGAAAGCAGAAGGGCACAGAGAAGGTCCAAGGGATTCACAGGTGTGTCGGGTGTTGGCAGCTCGGAGAAGGAATAGATGTCTGCTGAGATGTCCTCAGCCGTGTCCCAGTAGATGATCTCCTCTTCCATTTGGCTCTCCTTCTCCACAGGCCTGGTGTCCCGGGGAAGGTCCAAGACCATGGTGGTATTCCTGGCCTCAGCATTGAGGGCCTGCAGCTTCCTGAGGAAATTCCAGGGCAAGTCTTTGGGAGTCTGAGGAGCCCAGTTCTTCATGCTGTCACTGCTGATCTGTAAGGCGTCCTGGAGGCTGAGTTTCTGTGTTTGGTATGTCTCTAGTCCCAAAAGGAACAGCATTTCTTGTAGtctgctcctctcctctgtggAGAGAAATGAAGATATAATTGATTACTCGGCATGTCAGGGGACCCAGGttagaggtggggagggagagccCAACTCAGCAGGTAGGAGATGGCCTCCTTCAGAGCAAAATGCAGGCACCCCTAGGCCACCTGAGAACAAGACAAAGGTAACATCACCCACCCCAGACCCAAGAGCAGCCAGATACATGTGCCATTAGAGACGAAAAAGAAAGGGACATCCAATGGCTACATTTAAGAATTGGGagattttatgtaaaaaatatGTTGTTTCTCTTGAAGCCTCCAAGATTTAGCAATGCCAAGCCCAAATTTAATTGGCTAGAGTGAGCAGCTATGCACTTTAGATGTGGAACACGGGCCTCATTCTCTGGCCACACACCCCTCCCTTCAACATACTCCTGTGCTTCTGGCCCAGCAGTGGATTCCCTCACACTGTTAccaggaattttccacagtggacACAATAACTGACTCACTGTGATTTTCTGGTTGATATTATTTTCTGTCTACAAACAAGTTGGAAATTTTGTAAAGGAAACAGGGAGTTACTCTTGGTACAGAGTAATAGCAATcacttttaaataacatttctCCAAACCTGAAGCCAATAGTATGGTTCTAAATTTTTACTGTATTAAAATACTTGGTAGAGATCATAAGTCTGTACTTATTTGTTCAGATTTTCAGCCATAACATCCAATAGAGTATGAATTCTTACAAGCACTAGATGCTCAGAACAGTAATGCCACCTGCAAAGGTTTCCTCCACCATCCCTG
It includes:
- the URGCP gene encoding up-regulator of cell proliferation isoform X1, translated to MASWTRWTLGCFSDYCPRALLEGHRLRPGHICLTYDRHSDLGEVASGIKASERRTAVAIADLEWREMEGDDCEFHYGEGPNESQDSDFPIEERSRLQEMLFLLGLETYQTQKLSLQDALQISSDSMKNWAPQTPKDLPWNFLRKLQALNAEARNTTMVLDLPRDTRPVEKESQMEEEIIYWDTAEDISADIYSFSELPTPDTPVNPLDLLCALLLSSDSFLQQEIVSKMSLCQFALPLILPDPENHYHTFLLWAMRGTVRTWGSQPPRVVGSFREDSMVLSRAPAFAFVRMEVSSNSKSQLLNDVLSPGHRQQDCFWHRDLNLGTNPREIADGLVEISWFLPSGREDLDIFPEPMAFLNLRGDIGSHWLQFKFLTEISSAIFILTDNISKKEYKLLSSMKGSTTKYYFILSPYRGKRNTNLRFLNRLIPVLKMDHSHVLVKVSSTDSVGFVRRVRAIVTHVTRSPCRRVSVEDMANAARKLGLKVDEDCEECQRAKDRMEQITRKIKDLETYCRDELRLQGEPWRKVAQVEKELCQIQWASEPPEKYRAELRHRLLELRMQQNDHDPSWGVQEFISGISSPSLGEKQYFLKWMEWGLARVAQPRPRPSPEMIFTLRPKHCGAMDFSEPFWPEPLGVEHFLREMGQFYEAESCLVEAGKLPAGQRRFAHFPGLALELLLKGLPLELIDGNTLSPALRWVTGLLKELHVRLERRSRLVVLSALGMPGTGKSTLLNTMFGLRFVTGRGRGPRGAFMQLIKVAESFSQDLGCDHILVIDSGGLIAGVRTEAGERFEREASLATLIMGLSNVTVVSLAETRNIPPAILHAFLRLEKTGHMPNYQFVYQNLHDVSALGSKPRERRQLLDQPSDVGRATVQMEKQGDGIQTLADLAFWDPEKQHIWHIPGLWHGVPPMAAVNLAYSEAIFELKRCLLENIRNGLSNQNKNIQQLIELVRRL
- the URGCP gene encoding up-regulator of cell proliferation isoform X3 — encoded protein: MEGDDCEFHYGEGPNESQDSDFPIEERSRLQEMLFLLGLETYQTQKLSLQDALQISSDSMKNWAPQTPKDLPWNFLRKLQALNAEARNTTMVLDLPRDTRPVEKESQMEEEIIYWDTAEDISADIYSFSELPTPDTPVNPLDLLCALLLSSDSFLQQEIVSKMSLCQFALPLILPDPENHYHTFLLWAMRGTVRTWGSQPPRVVGSFREDSMVLSRAPAFAFVRMEVSSNSKSQLLNDVLSPGHRQQDCFWHRDLNLGTNPREIADGLVEISWFLPSGREDLDIFPEPMAFLNLRGDIGSHWLQFKFLTEISSAIFILTDNISKKEYKLLSSMKGSTTKYYFILSPYRGKRNTNLRFLNRLIPVLKMDHSHVLVKVSSTDSVGFVRRVRAIVTHVTRSPCRRVSVEDMANAARKLGLKVDEDCEECQRAKDRMEQITRKIKDLETYCRDELRLQGEPWRKVAQVEKELCQIQWASEPPEKYRAELRHRLLELRMQQNDHDPSWGVQEFISGISSPSLGEKQYFLKWMEWGLARVAQPRPRPSPEMIFTLRPKHCGAMDFSEPFWPEPLGVEHFLREMGQFYEAESCLVEAGKLPAGQRRFAHFPGLALELLLKGLPLELIDGNTLSPALRWVTGLLKELHVRLERRSRLVVLSALGMPGTGKSTLLNTMFGLRFVTGRGRGPRGAFMQLIKVAESFSQDLGCDHILVIDSGGLIAGVRTEAGERFEREASLATLIMGLSNVTVVSLAETRNIPPAILHAFLRLEKTGHMPNYQFVYQNLHDVSALGSKPRERRQLLDQPSDVGRATVQMEKQGDGIQTLADLAFWDPEKQHIWHIPGLWHGVPPMAAVNLAYSEAIFELKRCLLENIRNGLSNQNKNIQQLIELVRRL
- the URGCP gene encoding up-regulator of cell proliferation isoform X2, which gives rise to MASSGHSDLGEVASGIKASERRTAVAIADLEWREMEGDDCEFHYGEGPNESQDSDFPIEERSRLQEMLFLLGLETYQTQKLSLQDALQISSDSMKNWAPQTPKDLPWNFLRKLQALNAEARNTTMVLDLPRDTRPVEKESQMEEEIIYWDTAEDISADIYSFSELPTPDTPVNPLDLLCALLLSSDSFLQQEIVSKMSLCQFALPLILPDPENHYHTFLLWAMRGTVRTWGSQPPRVVGSFREDSMVLSRAPAFAFVRMEVSSNSKSQLLNDVLSPGHRQQDCFWHRDLNLGTNPREIADGLVEISWFLPSGREDLDIFPEPMAFLNLRGDIGSHWLQFKFLTEISSAIFILTDNISKKEYKLLSSMKGSTTKYYFILSPYRGKRNTNLRFLNRLIPVLKMDHSHVLVKVSSTDSVGFVRRVRAIVTHVTRSPCRRVSVEDMANAARKLGLKVDEDCEECQRAKDRMEQITRKIKDLETYCRDELRLQGEPWRKVAQVEKELCQIQWASEPPEKYRAELRHRLLELRMQQNDHDPSWGVQEFISGISSPSLGEKQYFLKWMEWGLARVAQPRPRPSPEMIFTLRPKHCGAMDFSEPFWPEPLGVEHFLREMGQFYEAESCLVEAGKLPAGQRRFAHFPGLALELLLKGLPLELIDGNTLSPALRWVTGLLKELHVRLERRSRLVVLSALGMPGTGKSTLLNTMFGLRFVTGRGRGPRGAFMQLIKVAESFSQDLGCDHILVIDSGGLIAGVRTEAGERFEREASLATLIMGLSNVTVVSLAETRNIPPAILHAFLRLEKTGHMPNYQFVYQNLHDVSALGSKPRERRQLLDQPSDVGRATVQMEKQGDGIQTLADLAFWDPEKQHIWHIPGLWHGVPPMAAVNLAYSEAIFELKRCLLENIRNGLSNQNKNIQQLIELVRRL